A genome region from Ligilactobacillus cholophilus includes the following:
- the pstB gene encoding phosphate ABC transporter ATP-binding protein PstB, giving the protein MEILTTENVHLYYGKKEALHGFDLGFNEKEITALIGPSGCGKSTYLRCLNRMNDLIENVTITGSFKLNGQDIYSPKLDVVELRKKVGMVFQQPNPFPLSVYDNIAFGLKLKGIKDKDEIDQRVEESLRQAAVWNEVKDNLKKDALAFSGGQQQRICIARVLAVQPEIILMDEPTSALDPVSNAKIEEMLVELKKNYTIIIVTHNMQQASRISDNTAFFLNGDLIEAGKTAKLFLNPKEKLTNDYLNGRFG; this is encoded by the coding sequence TTGGAAATTTTGACAACCGAAAATGTACACTTGTATTATGGTAAAAAGGAAGCATTACATGGCTTTGATTTAGGATTCAACGAAAAAGAAATTACAGCGTTGATCGGGCCATCAGGATGTGGTAAGTCAACTTATTTACGTTGCTTAAACCGAATGAATGATTTGATTGAAAATGTAACCATTACAGGTAGTTTCAAGTTAAATGGACAAGATATTTATAGTCCTAAATTAGATGTAGTTGAATTACGAAAAAAGGTCGGAATGGTATTCCAACAACCTAATCCATTTCCTTTATCAGTATATGATAATATTGCTTTTGGATTAAAATTAAAGGGAATAAAAGATAAAGATGAAATCGATCAACGAGTGGAAGAAAGTTTAAGACAAGCTGCTGTTTGGAATGAAGTTAAAGATAATTTGAAAAAAGATGCTTTAGCTTTTTCCGGAGGACAACAACAACGTATCTGTATTGCACGTGTATTAGCAGTTCAACCAGAAATCATTTTGATGGATGAACCAACAAGTGCCTTAGATCCAGTATCCAATGCTAAGATTGAAGAAATGTTAGTCGAACTTAAGAAAAATTACACAATTATTATTGTTACACATAACATGCAACAAGCATCACGTATTTCAGATAATACGGCATTTTTCTTGAATGGTGACTTGATTGAAGCAGGAAAAACAGCTAAATTATTCTTAAATCCAAAAGAAAAATTAACAAACGACTATTTAAATGGTCGATTTGGTTAA
- the pstB gene encoding phosphate ABC transporter ATP-binding protein PstB translates to MTQETYIRKINEEVALSTEDLAVFYGEKQAFSDGTICFPRYKISALIGPSGCGKSTFLRSLNRMNDGIARVEGKIMYRDLDINNDDINIYELRKHIGMVFQHPNPFYKSIRENITYALKYNGIKDKKVLEEKVEKSLKAVALWDEVKDSLDKNAKALSGGQQQRLCIARSIAMEPDILLLDEPTSGLDPISTRKVEATLQELKKKYTIIIVTHNMQQASRSSDYAAFFNMGRIIEFDKTKNIFTNPHIKLTEDYVSGNFG, encoded by the coding sequence ATGACACAAGAAACATATATTAGAAAAATCAATGAAGAAGTGGCCCTTTCAACTGAAGACTTAGCTGTTTTTTATGGTGAGAAACAAGCTTTTTCAGATGGAACAATTTGTTTTCCAAGATACAAAATTTCAGCATTGATTGGACCATCAGGATGTGGTAAATCAACATTTTTACGTTCATTAAATCGAATGAATGACGGAATTGCACGGGTAGAAGGAAAAATTATGTATCGTGATTTAGATATTAATAATGATGATATTAATATCTATGAACTTAGAAAACATATTGGAATGGTATTTCAACACCCAAATCCATTTTATAAATCAATTCGTGAAAATATTACTTACGCATTGAAATATAATGGTATTAAAGATAAAAAAGTACTAGAAGAAAAAGTAGAAAAAAGTTTGAAGGCAGTTGCCTTATGGGATGAAGTTAAAGATTCACTTGATAAAAACGCTAAAGCATTATCAGGTGGGCAACAACAACGATTATGTATTGCACGTTCAATCGCAATGGAACCAGATATTTTACTTTTAGATGAACCAACAAGTGGTCTGGATCCAATTTCAACACGAAAAGTTGAAGCAACTTTACAAGAATTAAAGAAAAAATACACAATTATTATTGTTACACATAACATGCAACAAGCATCACGTAGTAGTGACTACGCTGCATTTTTCAATATGGGACGTATTATTGAATTCGATAAGACAAAGAATATCTTTACAAATCCACATATTAAATTGACAGAAGATTATGTTTCTGGAAACTTTGGATAA
- the pstA gene encoding phosphate ABC transporter permease PstA has translation MNPKTSDKVAKKVIYGIVGLLILLLVFLIGYILVTGLPDMSWHFLTSVSESFEAGGGIRDQIFNSVYILILTTLISFPIALGVGIYLAEYAKDNWFTSFLRTIIELLSSLPSIVVGLFGYLLFVIKFQIGFSIISGAITLTFFNLPLLTRSIEDAFRSVSRDQREAGVSLGISKWKTITGIVFPCALPEILTGIILSAGRIFGEAAALIYTAGQSNSVINYANWNPFSETSPLNIFRPAETLAVHIWKVNTESILPDAHQVSSGSAAVLIIVILIFNFGARWIGNLVYRKLTATDKDR, from the coding sequence ATGAATCCTAAAACAAGCGATAAGGTTGCCAAAAAAGTAATTTATGGCATTGTAGGCCTATTAATTTTATTATTGGTTTTCTTGATTGGCTATATTTTAGTTACAGGATTACCTGATATGTCTTGGCACTTCTTAACAAGTGTAAGTGAATCATTTGAAGCTGGGGGAGGAATTCGTGATCAAATTTTTAACTCAGTATATATTTTGATCTTAACAACATTAATTTCTTTTCCAATTGCTTTAGGAGTAGGGATTTATCTAGCTGAATATGCAAAAGATAATTGGTTTACAAGCTTTTTAAGAACAATTATCGAATTATTAAGCTCCTTACCTTCAATTGTTGTTGGTTTATTTGGTTATTTATTGTTTGTAATTAAGTTCCAAATTGGTTTCTCAATTATTTCCGGGGCAATAACATTAACATTCTTCAATTTACCTTTATTGACTCGTAGTATTGAAGATGCATTTCGATCCGTTTCACGTGACCAACGAGAAGCTGGAGTCTCATTAGGAATTTCAAAATGGAAAACAATTACAGGTATTGTTTTCCCATGTGCGTTACCAGAAATCCTTACAGGAATTATTTTAAGTGCTGGACGTATTTTCGGTGAAGCTGCTGCCCTAATTTATACAGCAGGACAAAGTAACTCAGTAATTAATTATGCTAACTGGAATCCATTTTCAGAAACAAGTCCATTAAATATTTTCAGACCAGCAGAAACATTAGCGGTTCACATTTGGAAAGTTAATACAGAATCAATTTTACCTGATGCCCACCAAGTTTCTAGTGGTTCAGCAGCAGTGTTGATTATTGTAATCTTGATTTTCAACTTTGGTGCTCGTTGGATTGGAAATCTCGTTTATCGGAAATTAACAGCTACAGATAAGGATAGGTAA
- the pstC gene encoding phosphate ABC transporter permease subunit PstC, with protein sequence MDEIKNKLLSKSRQTAEDRRGKILCYACLSLIVVLIASILYFITSKGIATFTENHLSIAQFFTGTKWDPGHKLIGALPMITTSFLVTILAAVLATPFAIGVAIFMTEYAPKKGTKALRAVIELLVGIPSVVYGYIGLMVVVPLVRKLIGGTGFGILAGTLVLFVMILPTVISLTADSLKAIPVSYRQAALALGATKWQSIYKIVLRAAMPGILTAIIFGMTRAFGEALAVQMVIGNAVLMPEGLGTPTATLTSQLTSQMGNTVLGTVSNNALWSLALVLLIMSLAFNLLIRFITRKGAIKR encoded by the coding sequence ATGGATGAAATAAAGAATAAACTTTTATCTAAGTCACGACAAACGGCAGAAGATCGCCGTGGGAAAATTTTATGTTACGCTTGTTTAAGTTTAATTGTTGTATTGATTGCTTCAATTTTATACTTCATTACAAGCAAAGGGATTGCAACATTTACAGAAAATCATTTGAGTATTGCGCAATTCTTTACTGGAACTAAGTGGGATCCAGGCCATAAGTTAATTGGTGCTTTACCAATGATTACTACTTCTTTTTTAGTAACGATTTTAGCTGCGGTATTAGCAACACCTTTTGCAATCGGAGTAGCAATCTTTATGACAGAATATGCTCCTAAAAAAGGAACTAAAGCATTACGTGCTGTTATTGAATTACTTGTAGGGATTCCTTCTGTTGTATATGGATACATCGGATTAATGGTTGTAGTTCCTCTCGTTAGAAAATTAATTGGTGGAACTGGTTTTGGGATTTTAGCCGGAACATTAGTACTATTTGTCATGATTTTACCAACAGTAATTTCTTTAACTGCAGATAGTTTAAAAGCAATTCCCGTTAGTTATCGTCAAGCTGCTTTAGCTTTAGGTGCAACTAAATGGCAATCAATTTACAAGATTGTCTTACGAGCAGCAATGCCAGGAATTTTAACAGCGATTATTTTTGGAATGACACGTGCCTTTGGTGAAGCCTTAGCGGTACAAATGGTTATCGGAAATGCGGTATTAATGCCAGAAGGTTTAGGAACACCAACTGCAACATTAACTAGTCAATTAACAAGTCAAATGGGTAATACTGTTTTAGGAACAGTTTCAAATAATGCTTTGTGGTCATTGGCATTAGTCCTATTAATTATGTCACTAGCATTTAACCTCTTGATTAGATTTATTACACGGAAAGGAGCAATTAAGCGATGA
- a CDS encoding phosphate ABC transporter substrate-binding protein: MKKKMIAVVTMLSLAAGLISGCGNQNNDKKITIVGSTALQPLVEKAADEFDSKHEGNITVQGGGSGTGLSQVQEGAVQIGDSDVFASQQSGIKANQLVDHKVAVAGIAPIVNQGVTVKNISMEQLRDIFTGKITNWKQLGGKNQPIVVINRSKGSGTRLTFENDVMKGAEPMSAQEQESNGTVQQIVSNTPGAISYISFSYLRSQGIKSLSIDGVKPTSENVETNKWKIWSYEHMYTKGKPTGETKKFLEFMLSDKVQNSLVKEMKYISIHDMQVEKTPEGQVISKK; the protein is encoded by the coding sequence ATGAAAAAGAAGATGATTGCAGTAGTTACAATGTTAAGTTTAGCTGCTGGTCTTATTAGTGGATGCGGAAATCAAAATAATGATAAAAAAATAACAATTGTGGGTTCAACAGCATTACAACCATTAGTTGAAAAAGCTGCTGATGAATTTGACAGCAAACATGAGGGAAATATCACAGTTCAAGGTGGCGGATCAGGAACTGGATTAAGTCAAGTTCAAGAAGGCGCAGTTCAAATTGGTGATTCAGATGTATTTGCAAGTCAGCAAAGTGGGATTAAAGCAAATCAATTAGTTGACCATAAAGTTGCAGTTGCAGGGATTGCACCAATTGTAAACCAAGGAGTAACTGTAAAAAATATTTCAATGGAACAATTACGTGATATTTTTACAGGAAAAATTACAAACTGGAAACAACTTGGTGGCAAAAATCAACCAATTGTTGTAATTAATCGTTCTAAGGGTAGTGGGACACGATTAACGTTTGAAAATGATGTAATGAAGGGTGCAGAACCAATGAGTGCCCAAGAACAAGAATCTAATGGAACAGTTCAACAAATTGTATCAAATACCCCTGGTGCAATCAGCTATATTTCTTTTTCATATTTAAGAAGTCAGGGAATTAAATCATTAAGTATTGATGGTGTAAAACCAACTAGTGAAAATGTAGAAACTAACAAATGGAAAATTTGGTCATATGAACATATGTATACTAAAGGAAAACCAACAGGTGAAACTAAGAAGTTCTTAGAATTTATGTTATCTGATAAGGTTCAAAATAGTTTAGTTAAAGAAATGAAGTACATTAGTATTCACGATATGCAAGTTGAAAAGACCCCAGAAGGGCAAGTAATTTCTAAGAAGTAA
- a CDS encoding phosphate ABC transporter substrate-binding protein, protein MKKKKLFTLVTLFGVAAGLLVGCGNQKSQSNAKQGEKITIVGSTALQPLVEKAATQYTSEKGGDITVQGGGSGTGLSQVQEGAVQIGDSDVFASQQKGIDSSKLVDHKVAVVGMAPIVNKNVAVNNLTMDQLRDIFTGKITNWKQVGGKDQKIVVVNRAKGSGTRTTFEEAVLNGQKAMSAQEQDSNGTVQKIVTKTPGAISYIAFSYLNEDGIKALSIDGVKPTDENVETNKWKIWSYEHMYTKGQPTGETKAFLKYMTSKSVQNKLVKQMKYISIHDMKVQKEKDGTVISKN, encoded by the coding sequence ATGAAAAAGAAAAAGCTATTTACACTTGTTACGTTGTTTGGTGTCGCTGCAGGCTTACTGGTAGGATGTGGTAATCAGAAAAGTCAAAGTAATGCTAAACAGGGAGAGAAAATTACGATTGTAGGTTCAACAGCACTACAACCTTTAGTTGAAAAGGCTGCTACCCAATATACTAGTGAAAAAGGTGGCGACATTACTGTTCAAGGTGGTGGATCAGGAACAGGATTAAGCCAAGTACAAGAAGGTGCGGTTCAAATTGGTGATTCAGATGTATTTGCTAGCCAACAGAAGGGGATAGATAGTAGTAAATTAGTTGATCATAAAGTTGCAGTTGTTGGAATGGCTCCAATCGTTAATAAAAATGTTGCAGTTAACAATCTAACAATGGATCAATTACGCGATATCTTTACAGGAAAAATTACAAACTGGAAACAGGTTGGAGGAAAAGATCAAAAGATTGTTGTGGTTAACCGTGCAAAAGGAAGCGGAACGAGAACAACCTTTGAGGAGGCAGTTTTAAATGGACAAAAGGCAATGAGTGCTCAAGAACAAGACTCAAATGGAACAGTACAAAAAATTGTTACTAAAACACCGGGAGCAATTAGCTATATTGCATTTTCATATTTAAATGAAGATGGAATTAAAGCATTAAGTATTGACGGTGTAAAGCCAACTGATGAAAATGTAGAAACTAATAAGTGGAAAATCTGGTCATATGAACACATGTATACAAAAGGACAACCAACTGGTGAAACAAAGGCCTTCTTGAAATATATGACAAGTAAGTCTGTACAGAATAAACTTGTTAAGCAAATGAAGTACATTAGTATTCATGATATGAAGGTTCAAAAAGAAAAAGATGGAACGGTAATTTCTAAAAATTAA
- a CDS encoding response regulator transcription factor: protein MEDRLILVTKDISLFMKLNTYCNDHGWMVYNTTDPNEVLDFTQHKHVAGIIWDLNISNKNETLKLIQKIRLNFDKPIITLTSKKELDYEMKLFALHIDDYIVEPYEYEEIIVRMQQLLWSRTLATSKAIPELVEHEDLDFTDLESESKEETAAHHITHHKHFKFDDLLIDIDHYRVLKDDVDLGLTPKEFKLLQFLIKHEGQVLSRDQLLQGVWHYDEVGTSRIVDIHVSHLRDKIEPNPDHPKYIKTVRGFGYVFEHK from the coding sequence ATGGAGGATCGTTTAATCTTAGTTACAAAAGATATTTCATTATTTATGAAACTTAATACATACTGTAATGATCATGGTTGGATGGTTTATAATACTACCGATCCAAATGAAGTATTAGACTTTACTCAACATAAACATGTCGCTGGGATAATTTGGGATCTCAATATTTCTAATAAAAATGAAACTTTAAAGCTAATCCAAAAAATTCGTCTCAACTTTGACAAACCTATAATTACGTTAACCTCCAAAAAAGAACTTGATTATGAAATGAAACTTTTTGCACTTCATATTGATGACTACATTGTTGAACCATATGAATATGAAGAAATTATCGTACGTATGCAACAATTACTTTGGAGTCGTACTTTAGCCACATCTAAAGCAATTCCTGAGTTGGTAGAACATGAAGATTTGGATTTTACAGATTTGGAATCTGAATCTAAAGAAGAAACAGCAGCTCATCATATAACACATCATAAGCACTTTAAATTTGACGATCTTTTAATTGATATTGATCATTATCGTGTTCTAAAAGATGATGTTGATTTAGGACTTACTCCTAAGGAATTTAAACTCTTACAATTTTTGATTAAACATGAAGGTCAAGTTCTTTCTCGTGATCAATTACTTCAAGGAGTTTGGCATTATGATGAAGTTGGTACCTCTAGAATTGTAGATATTCATGTTAGTCATCTTCGAGATAAAATCGAACCTAATCCTGACCATCCTAAGTACATTAAAACAGTACGTGGGTTTGGTTATGTTTTTGAACATAAATAA
- the hdhA gene encoding 7alpha-hydroxysteroid dehydrogenase, with protein sequence MTEELNGKVALVTAASRGIGLAITKELVENGAIVYMAVRDSEKNRNLTAELHAENDKFRSVIYNAFDFDTYEPMIEKVVEEAGHLDILVNNFGTTDIQKDTTLADGDSEVFFDIVNKNIASVYYTSKYAVKAMRTQENGGNIINISSIAGTTPDISRLAYGVSKAAINSLTQQTAVEYARNKIRANAILPGFVGTDGALQNMSKSFLDGFLKNVPLNEIVKPEDIANLVVFLASDKSRYITGELIPVAGGFGLPTPIYGDVVNNNIQES encoded by the coding sequence GTGACAGAAGAATTAAATGGAAAAGTTGCACTTGTAACGGCAGCTAGTCGAGGAATTGGTTTAGCTATTACTAAAGAATTAGTTGAAAATGGTGCAATTGTTTATATGGCAGTACGTGATAGCGAAAAAAATCGTAATTTGACAGCAGAACTACATGCTGAGAACGATAAATTCCGCAGTGTAATTTATAATGCTTTTGATTTTGATACATATGAACCAATGATTGAAAAGGTCGTTGAAGAAGCTGGTCATTTAGATATTTTAGTAAATAATTTTGGAACAACTGATATTCAAAAGGATACAACATTAGCTGATGGAGATAGCGAAGTCTTTTTTGATATTGTAAATAAAAATATTGCAAGTGTATACTACACTTCTAAATATGCAGTTAAAGCAATGAGAACACAAGAAAATGGGGGAAATATTATTAATATTTCTTCTATTGCAGGAACAACTCCTGATATTAGTCGTTTAGCTTATGGGGTTTCTAAAGCAGCAATTAACTCACTAACACAACAAACAGCAGTTGAATATGCGCGTAATAAAATTAGAGCTAATGCGATTTTACCAGGTTTTGTTGGAACTGATGGTGCATTACAAAACATGTCAAAGAGCTTTTTAGATGGATTCTTAAAGAATGTACCATTAAATGAAATTGTTAAACCAGAAGATATTGCTAATTTAGTTGTATTTTTAGCAAGTGATAAATCTCGGTACATTACAGGAGAATTGATTCCAGTTGCTGGAGGATTTGGATTACCAACACCAATTTATGGTGATGTAGTTAATAATAACATTCAAGAAAGCTAA
- a CDS encoding HD domain-containing protein: protein MTNDIDDIITLAKNYLADDPTGHDFLHLQRVDKLAVMMYRKEHPTDYHGIKLIHIMCYLHDLIDEKLTSQVEERLNEIKQLKTIELLSKEDRENVFDTIENMSYSKNIEQAHLLSIEGKYVQDADRLDALGAIGIARAFAYGGYHHRLIYSDEKPHDFKSANEYHQYQGTTINHFYEKLLKLENKMNTEIGLKIAHERTEFMKQFLTEFFTEVQE, encoded by the coding sequence TTGACTAATGATATAGATGATATTATTACATTGGCCAAGAATTATTTAGCAGATGATCCAACAGGGCATGATTTTTTGCATTTACAGCGAGTTGATAAATTAGCGGTAATGATGTATCGAAAAGAACATCCAACAGATTATCATGGAATTAAACTGATTCATATAATGTGTTATTTACATGATTTAATTGATGAAAAACTTACTTCTCAAGTTGAAGAACGTTTAAATGAGATAAAGCAGTTAAAAACAATTGAATTATTATCAAAAGAAGATCGCGAAAATGTATTTGATACGATTGAGAACATGTCTTATTCTAAAAATATAGAACAAGCGCATTTGTTATCAATTGAGGGAAAATATGTACAGGATGCAGATAGATTGGATGCATTAGGTGCGATTGGTATCGCTAGGGCATTTGCGTATGGAGGCTACCATCATAGGTTGATTTATAGTGATGAGAAGCCACACGATTTTAAGTCAGCTAATGAATATCATCAGTATCAAGGAACAACTATTAATCATTTTTACGAAAAGCTATTAAAACTTGAAAATAAAATGAATACTGAAATTGGTTTAAAGATTGCTCATGAACGAACAGAATTTATGAAACAATTTTTAACTGAATTTTTTACAGAAGTTCAAGAATAA
- a CDS encoding heavy metal-binding domain-containing protein, which produces MKDIIVVTTENIPGHQYEVIGEVFGVTTQSKNLFKNIGASLKNVVGGEIKAYTEMIHEARNKAITRLKNEAREQGADAVVMMRFDSGSIGGDMQSVVAYGTAVKFID; this is translated from the coding sequence ATGAAAGATATTATTGTAGTAACAACGGAAAATATTCCAGGACATCAATATGAAGTGATTGGAGAAGTTTTTGGGGTAACAACGCAATCAAAAAATCTTTTTAAAAATATAGGGGCAAGTTTAAAAAATGTTGTTGGTGGCGAAATCAAAGCTTATACTGAAATGATTCATGAAGCTCGAAATAAAGCTATTACTAGATTAAAAAATGAAGCACGAGAACAAGGTGCTGATGCTGTAGTAATGATGCGTTTCGATTCAGGATCTATTGGGGGAGATATGCAATCAGTCGTTGCATATGGAACGGCGGTGAAATTTATTGACTAA
- a CDS encoding energy-coupling factor ABC transporter ATP-binding protein: MFEIKDLGFNYGKKVVFHDISFTINEGDFLCLMGPNGSGKTTFLQMLEGFLVPQHGEISYKGMNLRKWLDKPITKKKYHQQVGILFQNVDIQLFNSTVYDEIAFGPKQMNLSQEEVDERVNDCLRLFNLEHLKDNVPYHLSGGEKRMVALASVLALNPQVILLDEPLIGLTNDNRQKMLHIFKQLNQIGKTIILITHYYQQIKELASDYLIFKDGTAQHKTQDELQESPDLIEQVEKY, from the coding sequence ATGTTTGAAATCAAAGACTTAGGGTTTAATTATGGTAAAAAAGTAGTTTTTCATGATATTTCGTTTACCATTAATGAAGGCGATTTTTTGTGTTTAATGGGACCGAATGGAAGCGGAAAGACAACTTTTTTACAAATGTTAGAGGGCTTTTTAGTGCCTCAACATGGAGAAATCAGTTATAAGGGAATGAATCTTAGAAAATGGCTAGATAAGCCTATAACAAAGAAAAAATATCATCAACAAGTTGGGATTTTATTTCAGAATGTAGATATTCAGTTATTTAACTCAACGGTATATGATGAAATTGCGTTTGGCCCTAAGCAAATGAATTTATCACAAGAAGAAGTTGATGAAAGAGTAAATGATTGTTTACGTCTTTTTAATTTAGAACATTTAAAAGATAATGTTCCTTATCATTTATCAGGAGGCGAAAAAAGGATGGTTGCTTTAGCAAGTGTCCTTGCTTTGAATCCTCAAGTGATTCTTCTTGATGAACCATTAATTGGTTTAACTAATGATAATCGGCAAAAAATGCTTCATATCTTTAAGCAATTAAATCAGATTGGCAAAACGATTATTTTGATCACGCATTATTATCAACAAATTAAAGAGTTAGCATCTGATTATTTAATTTTTAAAGATGGTACAGCACAACATAAAACGCAAGATGAATTACAGGAAAGTCCTGATTTAATTGAACAAGTTGAAAAATATTAA
- a CDS encoding energy-coupling factor transporter transmembrane component T family protein, translating into MRLSDWMMEKTDYQPNIKKESLFKNNQIISNLLAKLQVESKVIQAHRFHPIVYLTNVILVSFILCYSYNPLVIWLVGLYEGVLLLRQSSVVILKIIKRCSALLLLNLVLYIPAFIMGNGSWFFILKMFLVFVTLITYATTTPIYDFLTALKQLHVPDFIIFQVDIFIKHLHVLGNFLLQMLRAIEARSVGSNKNQHKILGVIFGNLYLEMVKFGKELYNALEARAFTGKYEYMVHKLNINDYLLMGCELVILIIVIVM; encoded by the coding sequence TTGCGATTATCAGATTGGATGATGGAAAAGACAGACTATCAACCTAATATAAAAAAAGAAAGCCTGTTTAAAAATAATCAGATTATTTCAAATTTGTTAGCTAAGCTTCAAGTAGAGAGCAAAGTTATTCAAGCACATCGGTTTCATCCGATAGTATATTTGACTAATGTGATCTTAGTTTCTTTTATTCTATGTTACAGCTATAATCCATTAGTTATTTGGCTAGTAGGCTTGTATGAAGGTGTTCTTTTACTAAGACAATCTAGTGTGGTTATTTTAAAAATTATAAAACGATGTTCTGCTTTATTACTTTTAAATTTAGTTTTATATATTCCTGCATTTATTATGGGAAATGGTAGTTGGTTTTTTATTTTAAAAATGTTTTTAGTATTTGTTACATTGATTACATATGCAACTACAACTCCAATATATGATTTTTTAACAGCATTGAAGCAGTTACATGTACCAGACTTTATTATTTTTCAAGTAGATATTTTTATAAAACATCTGCATGTTTTAGGAAATTTTTTATTGCAAATGTTGAGGGCTATTGAAGCACGTTCAGTTGGATCAAATAAAAATCAGCATAAAATTTTAGGGGTTATATTTGGTAATTTATATTTAGAGATGGTAAAGTTTGGTAAAGAGCTTTACAATGCCTTAGAGGCACGTGCATTTACTGGAAAGTATGAATATATGGTGCACAAATTAAATATAAACGATTATTTACTAATGGGATGTGAATTAGTAATTTTGATAATCGTTATTGTAATGTAA
- the cbiM gene encoding cobalt transporter CbiM — translation MHIPENYLSPATCATMIAAMAPVWYVSAKKVKVQIEEKKENLVQLGIGASLVFLIMMFNIPVPGGTTAHGVGAVLLAILLGPYSACLAVTLALVVQAFLFGDGGILCIGANAFNMAFIMPFVGYGIFLICKKIFRKFGDKIGAFAGGYLGIIAASLTCAIELGIQPILFKNSVGQPLYCPYPLKITIPAMVGVHLIIGLVEGGITLAVYAYIKKVAPQTIYHSEDYVKASNVKSERKWSKALLPIIIVALLLCPLGLIASEPAWGEWDGTDIMTQLRKYNLPAVMPKAFTHNNGYHAIFDGYAIPGMSHGVSLALGYILCAASAIIIFLLIAKIIQAIIHKDIRE, via the coding sequence ATGCATATTCCTGAGAATTATCTTAGTCCCGCAACGTGTGCAACAATGATCGCAGCAATGGCACCAGTATGGTATGTTTCAGCTAAAAAAGTGAAAGTTCAAATTGAAGAGAAAAAAGAAAATCTAGTACAGCTAGGAATTGGAGCTTCATTAGTATTTTTAATAATGATGTTTAATATTCCTGTTCCAGGTGGAACAACCGCTCATGGAGTAGGGGCAGTTTTATTAGCTATTTTATTAGGGCCGTATAGTGCGTGTCTGGCAGTAACGTTAGCATTAGTTGTACAAGCGTTTTTATTTGGAGACGGTGGTATTTTATGTATTGGGGCAAATGCCTTTAATATGGCTTTTATCATGCCTTTTGTAGGTTATGGCATTTTCCTAATTTGTAAGAAGATATTTAGAAAATTTGGAGATAAGATAGGAGCATTTGCTGGAGGATATTTGGGGATAATTGCTGCCTCCTTAACATGTGCGATTGAATTAGGAATACAACCAATATTATTTAAAAACTCTGTTGGACAACCACTTTATTGTCCTTATCCATTAAAAATTACAATTCCCGCAATGGTAGGAGTTCACTTAATTATTGGATTGGTTGAAGGCGGAATTACCCTTGCTGTTTATGCTTATATAAAGAAGGTTGCTCCGCAAACGATTTATCATTCTGAAGATTATGTTAAAGCAAGTAACGTAAAGAGTGAGAGAAAATGGAGTAAAGCACTTTTGCCAATAATTATAGTTGCATTATTATTGTGTCCATTAGGATTGATTGCATCAGAACCTGCATGGGGAGAATGGGATGGCACAGATATTATGACTCAATTAAGAAAGTATAATTTACCAGCTGTTATGCCAAAAGCCTTTACACATAATAATGGATATCATGCTATTTTTGACGGTTATGCGATTCCAGGAATGTCACATGGGGTAAGCCTTGCTTTGGGATATATATTATGCGCAGCAAGTGCAATAATTATATTTCTATTAATTGCCAAAATAATCCAAGCAATTATTCATAAAGATATCAGAGAATAA